From Streptomyces sp. NBC_01754, a single genomic window includes:
- a CDS encoding discoidin domain-containing protein has protein sequence MPALGIPPTTSPPPRPVRKGLVGVMVTALAAALLALTPATHAEAAPTLLSQGKQATASSQENGGTPASAAVDGDPGTRWSSEASDPQWIRVDLGAPAALDRVELSWETAYATSYRIELSSDGDDWSTAYSTTTGTGGDETLGISGTARYVRVLGTARATQYGYSLWEFKVFGTTDGGGTGPIQGGGDLGPNVHVFDPSTPGIQAKLDQVFQEQESAQFGDGRHAFFFKPGTYNDINAQIGFYTSIAGLGLRPDDTTFNGDVTVDAGWFDGNATQNFWRSAENLALNPVSGTNRWAVSQAASFRRMHVKGGLNLAPDGYGWASGGYIADSKIDGEVGPYSQQQWYTRDSSVGGWTNGVWNMTFSGVEGAPATSFPEPPYTTLDTTPVSREKPFLYLDGDDYKVFVPAKRTNARGTTWANGTPQGQSLPLSQFYVVKPGATAATINAALAQGLHLLFTPGVYHVDRTIEVNRADTVVLGLGLATVIPDNGVTAMKVADVDGVKLAGFLIDAGPVNSPTLLDVGGQGASADHAANPTTVQDVYVRVGGAGPGKATTGIVVNSDDVIIDHTWVWRADHGAGVGWETNRSDYGVRVNGDDVLATGLFVEHFNKFDVEWYGENGRTIFYQNEKAYDAPNQAAIQNGDIKGYAAYRVDDSVNTHEAWGLGSYCNFTADPSIRQEHGFQAPVKPGVKFHSLLVVSLGGMGHYEHVINGTGASTVPAGTSTVPSTLVSFP, from the coding sequence ACCCGGGCACCCGCTGGTCGAGCGAGGCATCCGATCCCCAGTGGATCCGGGTCGACCTCGGTGCCCCTGCCGCCCTCGACCGGGTGGAACTGAGCTGGGAGACGGCCTACGCGACGTCCTACCGCATCGAGCTCTCGTCCGACGGCGACGACTGGTCGACCGCCTACTCCACGACCACCGGAACCGGCGGTGACGAGACGCTCGGCATCTCCGGGACCGCACGCTACGTCCGTGTGCTCGGCACCGCCCGCGCCACCCAGTACGGCTACTCGCTCTGGGAGTTCAAGGTCTTCGGCACCACGGACGGCGGCGGTACCGGCCCGATTCAGGGCGGCGGCGACCTCGGCCCCAACGTGCACGTCTTCGACCCGTCCACGCCCGGTATCCAGGCCAAGCTGGACCAGGTGTTCCAGGAGCAGGAGTCGGCGCAGTTCGGTGACGGCCGGCACGCCTTCTTCTTCAAGCCGGGGACGTACAACGACATCAACGCGCAGATCGGCTTCTACACCTCGATCGCCGGTCTCGGCCTCAGGCCCGACGACACCACCTTCAACGGCGACGTGACCGTGGACGCGGGCTGGTTCGACGGCAACGCCACCCAGAACTTCTGGCGTTCGGCCGAGAACCTCGCCCTGAACCCGGTCAGCGGCACCAACCGCTGGGCCGTCTCCCAGGCCGCCTCCTTCCGTCGGATGCACGTCAAGGGCGGCCTCAACCTCGCCCCCGACGGGTACGGCTGGGCCAGCGGCGGTTACATCGCCGACAGCAAGATCGACGGCGAGGTCGGCCCCTACTCGCAGCAGCAGTGGTACACCCGCGACAGCTCCGTCGGCGGCTGGACCAACGGCGTCTGGAACATGACCTTCTCCGGGGTGGAGGGCGCACCCGCCACCTCGTTCCCGGAGCCTCCCTACACCACGCTGGACACCACCCCCGTCTCGCGTGAGAAGCCCTTCCTCTACCTGGACGGCGACGACTACAAGGTCTTCGTACCCGCCAAGCGCACCAACGCGCGCGGCACCACCTGGGCCAACGGCACCCCGCAGGGCCAGTCGCTCCCGCTGAGCCAGTTCTACGTGGTCAAGCCCGGAGCCACCGCCGCCACCATCAACGCGGCCCTGGCGCAGGGACTGCACCTGCTCTTCACGCCCGGCGTCTACCACGTCGACCGCACCATCGAGGTGAACCGCGCCGACACCGTCGTCCTGGGCCTCGGCCTCGCCACGGTCATCCCCGACAACGGCGTGACCGCGATGAAGGTCGCCGACGTCGACGGTGTGAAGCTCGCCGGCTTCCTCATCGACGCCGGTCCCGTCAACTCCCCGACGCTGCTGGACGTCGGTGGACAGGGCGCGTCCGCGGACCACGCGGCCAACCCCACCACCGTGCAGGACGTCTACGTCCGCGTCGGTGGCGCGGGCCCCGGCAAGGCGACCACGGGCATCGTCGTCAACAGCGACGACGTCATCATCGACCACACCTGGGTGTGGCGTGCCGACCACGGCGCGGGCGTCGGCTGGGAGACCAACCGGTCCGACTACGGCGTGCGTGTCAACGGTGACGACGTGCTGGCCACCGGGCTGTTCGTCGAGCACTTCAACAAGTTCGACGTCGAATGGTACGGCGAGAACGGCAGAACGATCTTCTACCAGAACGAGAAGGCGTACGACGCCCCGAACCAGGCCGCCATCCAGAACGGCGACATCAAGGGGTACGCCGCCTACCGGGTCGACGACTCGGTGAACACCCACGAGGCGTGGGGGCTGGGCAGCTACTGCAACTTCACGGCCGACCCGTCGATCCGCCAGGAGCACGGTTTCCAGGCGCCGGTGAAACCCGGTGTGAAGTTCCACAGCCTGCTCGTGGTCTCCCTCGGCGGGATGGGCCACTACGAGCACGTGATCAACGGCACGGGAGCCTCCACGGTCCCGGCCGGAACCTCGACCGTGCCGTCCACCCTCGTCTCCTTCCCCTGA